The genomic region CTTCCAAAAAATTAAAACGAAATAATAATTCAAATAACCTTTTTATCCTGGAGAATAAAGTATATTAAAATATATATTATAATTCTATCATTTATGACAAGTAAATTCAATGAATAAATAGGGGTTTTAGATATAGATAATAAAGTCCGATAAAATATTTAAATAAGAAAAACATGATTTTGACAGGAATATATTTATATGGTAATATGATACTGTTCTAGTTCATATAGGGGAGGATTTTATGAAAAAAAAGTATGAGAATTTAGTCAATACTTTTAAAAATGTTGAAAGATATTCAGATGAAATTTCAGATGAACATTTTAAAACTTCTAAAATTGTATTTGATACAAATATTTTATTAGATATTTATTTATATCCTGAAAAAGATAGAAAAAAGATTTTTAATTTATTGAAGAGAATAGAAATAAAAGAAAGATTATTTATGCCATATCAAGTTTTATTTGAATTTTCTAAAAATAGAAATAAAATGATAAAAAAATTAGAAAAATATAAGAATGGAATAGGCTGTGAAGATAATAAAAATGGAGAAGTAATTGACAAAATAATAAAATTTTCACAAGAAGGAATATCCAAAACAGAAAAAATAACTTGGAATAGGATTGATCTATTAGGAAGAGATAATTTAGATTGTTTAAATAAAAATGAAAATATAGTAAAAAAATTAGATACATGTTTTGAATCCTACAAAGAAAAAATTAAAGTAATACATAAAGAAGTGGAAGAAGAAATAAAAGATATATTTAAAGGGGTTGAAAAAGAAGATATTAGTTTAGAGAATGACCCTATTTTAAAAGAACTATTCAAAATATTTGAAAATAAAATAGGAGAAGAATGTACAGCTGAAAATTATATTTCTATTCAAATGGAAGGATTGAAAAGAATCACTAGAAATGTTCCTTTTCCTGGAAGTGAGGATTTAAAAACAAAGAAAGATAACGAATTTGGAGATTTTTTTATCTGGAAAGAAATAAAAAGCATTAATGATAATGTAATTTTTGTATCAGAAGAGAAAAAAGAAGATTGGATAGAGAAGACAATCCCTAATACATTAAAAATTGCTTTAAAAGAAGAGCATAAAGAAGCTACATCTAAAGAAATATATCTTATTAGATTTAAAGATTTTATAGATAAAGCTTCTGAAATATATGAAATTCCTGAAAAAGATAGAATCGAAGTTAGTGATTTTCCAGAACAGCCAGTT from Fusobacterium sp. harbors:
- a CDS encoding PIN-like domain-containing protein, which codes for MKKKYENLVNTFKNVERYSDEISDEHFKTSKIVFDTNILLDIYLYPEKDRKKIFNLLKRIEIKERLFMPYQVLFEFSKNRNKMIKKLEKYKNGIGCEDNKNGEVIDKIIKFSQEGISKTEKITWNRIDLLGRDNLDCLNKNENIVKKLDTCFESYKEKIKVIHKEVEEEIKDIFKGVEKEDISLENDPILKELFKIFENKIGEECTAENYISIQMEGLKRITRNVPFPGSEDLKTKKDNEFGDFFIWKEIKSINDNVIFVSEEKKEDWIEKTIPNTLKIALKEEHKEATSKEIYLIRFKDFIDKASEIYEIPEKDRIEVSDFPEQPVYISKAGAVIMSSFNHLSHEGKSKYLKILDKTIKGEPLLKNELDFIRFTILEFHIIMFTELSKDEQLCIVNVLKNIEEKIGLPLGDDIF